Proteins found in one Plasmodium coatneyi strain Hackeri chromosome 10, complete sequence genomic segment:
- a CDS encoding Cell differentiation protein rcd1, translated as MVSNEAFASGYKVNNTTNVSNASNVGAGVAGSVSSVNSAGGLGSRSGGYRHNTNESSASRGTAGRNAATRGNPNEGKPSQGDPTPGNTKEDGPNMGSANLSTPTQGGPPLNGEIAAPPNSVEQGIEQGSGAAGGGSASPQHEGTSSSQSAVPPTSNAQNVKNSNTTNAISSTTGAVGSTAQQSENVPNETNNGNGNANGNANTGTSSSHANNPTNPRNTPPADDEEKRKIYQLVFDLCYSDKRESALLELSRKRETYQDIAPVLWNSFGTITTLLQEIVSIYPQLSPPLLTTSSSNRVCNSLALLQCVASHPETKQHFLNAHIPLFLYPFLNAESKNRPFEYLRLTSLGVIGALVKVDNPDVINFLLQTEIIPLCLRIMETGSELSKTVATFIVQKILIDELGLNYICATPVRFYAVSTVLANMVNALIENPSSRLLKHIVRCYLRLSENPKALKALRECLPDSLRHVHKAFIPCLKEDPYTKKWLLQLLYNINNEDGPHGHVGSNVGSNAGSHVGSHAGGYAAPTHSGGHSGVSGGHPTGRQGLHAAGSSKSTYAGVTIPANMSEDSSAGQVSGGHGSGSHVGGANPNVGLIPSSSSNSVKDKVNVGSASNPNVSSKSDTVKAMENANAAPSSVPPSSNATNNANGADSATNNTNNSDGTNGPGTQEGKNDESANSAEKTGSNGNSTNNNENNAAN; from the coding sequence ATGGTAAGCAATGAAGCTTTTGCCAGTGGATACAAGGTGAATAACACGACCAACGTGAGCAACGCAAGCAATGTGGGTGCCGGTGTTGCGGGCAGCGTGAGCAGCGTCAACAGTGCCGGTGGGTTGGGTTCGCGGAGTGGGGGCTACCGACACAACACAAATGAGAGCAGCGCCAGTAGAGGTACTGCCGGGAGGAACGCCGCCACGAGGGGTAACCCCAATGAAGGTAAACCCAGTCAAGGTGATCCCACTCCAGGTAACACCAAAGAGGACGGTCCCAACATGGGAAGCGCCAACCTTAGTACTCCTACCCAAGGTGGACCACCACTGAACGGCGAAATAGCAGCTCCCCCGAACAGCGTGGAGCAGGGAATTGAACAAGGTAGTGGTGCCGCTGGAGGGGGATCGGCCTCCCCCCAACATGAGGGAACATCGTCCAGCCAGAGCGCCGTTCCTCCTACTTCAAACGCGCAAAACGTGAAAAACAGCAATACCACCAATGCTATCAGCAGCACAACTGGCGCTGTCGGTTCCACTGCTCAACAGAGCGAAAACGTTCCTAACGAAACCAACAACGGGAATGGCAACGCGAATGGCAACGCAAACACAGGCACCAGTAGTAGTCACGCTAATAATCCAACGAACCCACGGAATACACCTCCAGCGGATgacgaggaaaaaaggaagatctATCAACTCGTCTTCGACTTATGCTACTCAGATAAAAGGGAGAGTGCATTACTAGAATTGTCTAGAAAGCGGGAGACCTACCAAGATATTGCACCGGTTCTGTGGAATTCATTCGGCACAATAACAACGTTACTTCAAGAAATCGTTTCAATATACCCTCAGTTATCACCTCCTTTACTGACCACCTCATCTTCCAACCGCGTTTGTAACTCCTTGGCACTTCTCCAGTGTGTCGCATCCCACCCCGAGACCAAGCAGCATTTCCTTAATGCACatattcctttattcctttatcCGTTTCTAAACGCAGAGTCTAAAAATAGACCGTTTGAATATCTACGTCTAACTTCTCTAGGTGTGATAGGTGCATTAGTTAAGGTCGACAACCCCGACGTAATTAATTTTCTATTGCAGACGGAGATTATCCCACTTTGCTTACGTATTATGGAGACGGGAAGTGAACTGTCCAAAACGGTGGCTACCTTTATCGTCCAGAAAATACTAATTGATGAATTAGGACTGAACTATATATGTGCTACTCCGGTGAGATTCTATGCCGTGTCGACTGTCCTTGCGAACATGGTTAATGCACTTATAGAAAATCCCTCCTCCAGACTGTTGAAGCACATTGTAAGGTGTTACTTAAGGCTGTCTGAAAATCCGAAAGCCTTGAAGGCACTTAGGGAGTGCCTCCCCGATTCACTGAGGCATGTCCACAAGGCTTTTATTCCATGCCTCAAGGAGGACCCCTACACGAAGAAGTGGCTCCTGCAGCTGCTTTACAATATTAACAACGAGGACGGCCCGCACGGTCACGTCGGTAGTAACGTTGGTAGTAACGCTGGTAGTCATGTAGGTAGTCACGCTGGAGGTTATGCCGCCCCTACCCACTCAGGAGGACATAGCGGCGTCAGCGGGGGACACCCTACGGGGAGACAGGGTCTGCACGCTGCCGGTAGTTCCAAGAGCACCTATGCGGGGGTCACCATTCCGGCAAACATGAGTGAGGATTCCTCTGCGGGGCAGGTCAGCGGCGGACACGGCAGTGGTAGTCATGTTGGTGGGGCGAATCCCAATGTAGGCCTCATCCCCTCCTCCAGCAGCAACTCCGTTAAAGACAAGGTAAACGTGGGTAGTGCAAGCAACCCGAATGTTAGCAGTAAGTCTGACACGGTGAAGGCGATGGAAAACGCAAACGCTGCACCGAGTAGTGTTCCCCCGAGCAGCAATGCCACGAATAACGCGAATGGTGCAGACAGCGCAACGAACAACACCAACAACAGTGACGGGACAAACGGCCCTGGTAcacaggagggaaaaaacgaTGAAAGTGCGAACAGCGCAGAAAAGACGGGAAGCAATGGAAACAGTACCAACAACAACGAAAACAACGCAGCCAATTGA
- a CDS encoding Subtilisin-like protease has translation MILPRRVALVLYPWVVQLLIQRTFASDILANEGKKENDDVGKIISELRFLQKVETILENSNMGVSDVEADVNAYNPDRDAPKEELQKLQGQEEDPEKQPSHLRNKNPQVTAEKKEPSIKNKKALRLIVSENHATSPSFFEESLLQEEVVSFIQSKGKLSNLKNLKSIIIDLNGDMTDEELAEYINMLERKGALIESDKLVGADDISVASIKDAVRRGEDRINLGKLHSNMLEVQEKGEQSRHAGDADGGSDNDDDGFLSEPSIHGGTYPIGKRKTKGYKFNDEYRNLQWGLDLARLDETQDLINNNRVSVTKICVIDSGIDYNHPDLRNNIDVNLKELYGRKGVDDDNNGVVDDVYGANFVNNSGDPMDDNYHGTHVSGIISAIGNNGIGIVGVDGHSKLIICKALDQHKLGRLGDMFKCIDYCISRKAHMINGSFSFDEYSGIFNASVDYLRTLGILFIVSASNCSHAKLNKPDITKCDLSVNFRYPPILSRTHNNVIAVANLMKNLDESYSLSVNSFYSNIYCQLAAPGTNIYSTTPFNSYRKLNGTSMASPHVAAIASIIRSINPNLTYVQIVEILKNAIVKLPSLKDKVSWGGYVDILRAVHLAIDSKEAPYIKSQSWFRWKQRAR, from the coding sequence ATGATCCTGCCTCGAAGAGTAGCACTAGTGCTCTACCCTTGGGTAGTCCAGCTGCTAATCCAGCGAACCTTCGCCAGTGACATTCTGGCAaatgaggggaagaaggagaacGACGATGTAGGTAAGATTATAAGTGAGTTACGGTTCCTACAGAAGGTAGAAACCATTTTGGAGAACAGTAACATGGGCGTTTCGGATGTAGAGGCAGATGTGAATGCATACAACCCGGATAGGGACGCCCCGAAGGAAGAGCTGCAGAAGCTCCAAGGGCAGGAGGAGGATCCTGAGAAACAACCAAGTCACTTACGTAATAAGAACCCACAAGTAAcagcagaaaagaaggagccatccataaaaaataaaaaggcgtTACGACTAATAGTGAGTGAGAACCATGCCACGAGTCCGTCCTTCTTCGAGGAGTCGCTCCTTCAGGAAGAGGTGGTGAGCTTCATCCAGAGCAAAGGGAAGTTGTctaatttaaaaaacttAAAGTCGATAATAATAGACCTGAATGGAGACATGACGGATGAGGAGTTGGCAGAATATATTAACATGCTGGAGAGGAAGGGGGCCCTCATAGAATCGGACAAGTTGGTGGGGGCAGACGACATCAGCGTTGCATCTATAAAAGATGCAGTTAGGCGTGGGGAGGATCGCATAAATTTGGGCAAACTTCACAGTAACATGTTGGAGGTGCAAGAAAAGGGAGAGCAATCCAGACACGCAGGTGATGCAGATGGTGGCAGtgataatgatgatgatgggtTCTTATCCGAACCGTCCATACACGGAGGGACCTACCCCatagggaagagaaaaaccAAGGGATACAAATTCAACGACGAATATAGAAACCTGCAGTGGGGACTAGACCTTGCCAGGCTAGATGAAACACAGGATCTAATAAACAACAACCGAGTGAGTGTTACAAAGATCTGTGTAATAGACAGCGGGATCGACTACAACCATCCTGAcctaaggaacaacataGATGTAAATTTGAAGGAGCTATATGGACGAAAGGGAGTAGACGATGATAACAATGGTGTAGTGGATGATGTGTATGGAGCCAACTTTGTAAATAACAGTGGTGATCCCATGGATGACAATTATCATGGAACCCATGTGTCTGGAATCATTTCCGCTATTGGGAATAACGGCATCGGCATCGTAGGGGTAGATGGACACTCCAAGCTGATCATATGTAAGGCTCTAGATCAGCACAAGTTAGGTCGATTAGGTGACATGTTTAAATGTATAGATTATTGTATTAGTAGAAAGGCACATATGATTAATGGTAGCTTCTCTTTTGATGAGTACAGTGGTATTTTCAACGCATCTGTGGATTATTTACGAACCTTGGGGATCCTTTTTATCGTCTCAGCAAGCAACTGTTCACATGCTAAACTGAACAAGCCAGATATCACCAAATGTGACCTCTCCGTAAATTTTAGATACCCTCCTATTCTGTCCAGAACCCACAATAACGTAATTGCTGTGGCGAATTTGATGAAAAACCTGGATGAGAGTTACTCCTTATCTGTGAACTCCTTCTACAGTAACATTTATTGCCAGCTAGCTGCCCCTGGAACAAACATATATTCTACGACGCCCTTCAATAGCTATCGAAAACTCAATGGCACTTCTATGGCATCTCCCCACGTTGCTGCAATCGCTTCCATTATTAGATCCATTAACCCTAATTTGACATACGTACAAATTGTAGAGATACTGAAAAACGCCATTGTGAAGTTACCCTCTCTAAAGGATAAGGTTTCCTGGGGGGGCTACGTAGACATCCTGCGCGCCGTCCATCTGGCCATCGACTCCAAGGAGGCGCCTTACATCAAGTCGCAGTCCTGGTTCAGGTGGAAGCAGCGCGCTCGATGA